Proteins found in one Anopheles aquasalis chromosome 3, idAnoAquaMG_Q_19, whole genome shotgun sequence genomic segment:
- the LOC126577099 gene encoding uncharacterized protein LOC126577099: MRRLFCAIGMVYKLATALAADRQFVDALRSVEVVQRAREKARNMAESVVNGTVTSCSDALVAPDYLDEQLLLKTLASGLQVPRAKIVSKQITRATANGDNYMSDVFRIVVHFINEDDLPGSDGPQTVSLVVKCLPNSGERGPVIDEMRAFEKEVAMFQQIVPKLSAMVDGGEMFAAKCYYATTTPERMILFEDLKTLGFVTANRHAGLDYEHCELVMRKIGQFHAASMRFADQQPELLREKFHFSLFNPSYETPSGHIEKLFQNGLMSLIQVAKTQWQDFDQTIVAKLERLAPVYVDKLRHCLEQDSEADGGYRVLNHGDLWSNNMLFRYDGTSAKVQDVVFVDLQISFYSSPGVDLNYALSNCPNYETRARLDELIAVYYRSFSSTLQQLQYRSIPSFEQVKREIRRLEFFSLVCIISILPIVLMDKTDELVADFDSLVDDIKSQKAREVQYNGANYKRIVRPMLEEFERRQLLDI, encoded by the coding sequence ATGCGCCGCTTATTCTGCGCCATCGGTATGGTATATAAATTAGCAACTGCTCTGGCAGCGGACCGTCAGTTCGTAGATGCACTCCGTTCGGTTGAAGTCGTTCAACGCGCCCGTGAAAAAGCGAGGAATATGGCGGAATCTGTGGTAAATGGTACCGTTACGTCGTGCTCGGATGCGCTGGTTGCGCCAGATTATTTGGATGAACAGTTGCTACTGAAAACGCTCGCCAGTGGACTGCAGGTGCCGAGGGCAAAGATAGTAAGCAAGCAAATCACGCGTGCCACGGCGAACGGCGATAACTACATGAGTGACGTGTTCCGGATCGTGGTACACTTTATCAACGAGGATGACCTGCCAGGATCAGATGGTCCGCAAACCGTGTCGCTCGTCGTGAAATGTCTGCCAAACAGCGGCGAACGAGGCCCGGTAATCGATGAGATGCGTGCGTTCGAGAAGGAAGTGGCCATGTTCCAGCAAATCGTACCGAAGCTGTCGGCCATGGTGGATGGAGGGGAAATGTTTGCCGCCAAATGCTACTACGCCACGACCACGCCGGAGCGGATGATCTTGTTCGAGGATCTGAAAACGCTTGGCTTTGTGACGGCCAATCGGCATGCCGGGCTCGACTATGAGCATTGCGAGCTGGTGATGCGCAAAATCGGCCAATTCCATGCTGCCTCGATGCGGTTCGCTGATCAGCAACCGGAGCTGCTGCGGGAAAAGTTCCACTTTAGCCTCTTCAATCCAAGCTATGAGACCCCTTCCGGCCACATCGAGAAGCTGTTCCAAAATGGCTTGATGTCACTGATACAGGTCGCCAAAACACAGTGGCAGGATTTTGATCAGACAATCGTCGCTAAACTGGAGCGACTGGCACCGGTTTATGTGGACAAGCTGCGCCACTGCTTGGAGCAGGACAGTGAAGCGGACGGTGGCTACCGGGTGCTCAACCATGGTGATCTCTGGTCCAACAATATGCTCTTCCGGTACGATGGTACCTCGGCGAAGGTACAGGATGTGGTGTTTGTAGACTTGCAAATCAGTTTCTACTCCAGCCCCGGTGTGGACCTGAACTATGCGCTCTCGAACTGTCCCAACTATGAAACGCGCGCCCGGCTCGATGAGCTGATTGCCGTCTATTACCGCTCGTTCAGCAGTACattgcagcagctccagtatCGCTCGATACCATCATTCGAGCAGGTTAAGCGTGAAATTCGCCGTCTGGAGTTCTTCTCACTCGTTTGCATCATCTCGATACTGCCGATCGTGCTAATGGACAAAACCGATGAGCTAGTGGCCGATTTCGACAGTCTGGTCGATGATATTAAATCACAAAAGGCTCGCGAAGTTCAGTACAACGGTGCCAACTATAAGCGCATCGTGCGACCGATGTTGGAAGAATTCGAACGGCGGCAACTGTTGGATATCTAG
- the LOC126577101 gene encoding zinc metalloproteinase nas-13-like, protein MAPVCKVLLVVLACVAYVAVHVNAGVIFKKNSPKSVERLRSLRPNELAEELSGQYEGDMVLTEEQERAVLGNRRNGLIATSYRWKDNTVSVQIVEEDFTPEQVEHIRRGMRLLESVSCLRFVPRTAADTNYVKVIGTDSGCYSYVGQVGGEQLLNLQPYDVDTGCFRLATIQHEFLHALGFYHQQSASDRDDFVDIVWDNIEEGKEHNFNIYPSTTVTDFNVRYDYGSVMHYGATAFSKNGKDTIVPKDPNAVIGQRVGLSERDISKLNHMYGCLNKS, encoded by the exons ATGGCGCCGGTGTGCAAGGTGCTGTTGGTCGTGCTGGCCTGCGTCGCGTACGTAGCTGTTCACGTTAACGCTGGTGTCATCTTCAAGAAGAATTCACCCAAGTCTG TTGAGCGTCTGCGAAGCTTGCGTCCGAACGAGCTGGCTGAAGAATTGAGCGGCCAGTACGAAGGTGATATGGTGCTAACGGAAGAGCAGGAAAGGGCTGTGCTTGGTAACAGGCGCAACGGATTGATCGCCACCTCGTACCGATGGAAGGACAACACCGTTTCCGTACAGATCGTCGAAGAGGACTTCA CGCCCGAGCAGGTTGAACACATCCGCCGCGGTATGCGGCTCCTGGAGTCCGTCAGTTGTCTGCGGTTTGTGCCGCGCACGGCTGCGGACACCAATTATGTGAAAGTTATCGGTACCGATTCTGGGTGCTACTCGTACGTCGGGCAGGTGGGTGGTGAGCAGTTGCTGAACCTGCAACCGTACGACGTCGATACCGGATGCTTCCGGTTGGCGACGATTCAGCACGAGTTCCTGCACGCGCTCGGTTTCTACCACCAGCAGAGTGCCAGCGATCGCGACGATTTCGTCGACATCGTTTGGGACAACATTGAGGAGGGCAAGGAGCATAACTTCAACATTTACCCCAGTACGACGGTGACCGACTTTAACGTGCGTTACGACTACGGTAGCGTAATGCACTACGGTGCAACGGCGTTCAGCAAGAACGGCAAGGACACGATCGTGCCGAAGGATCCGAATGCCGTCATTGGCCAGCGTGTTGGGTTGAGCGAGCGGGACATCTCCAAGCTGAATCACATGTACGGTTGTTTGAATAAATCGTGA
- the LOC126577100 gene encoding seminal metalloprotease 1-like, translating to MRYSAITVCLVALGAALLPTINGLPTGYEALNTPENVYRLAHLGSDELAEELSGQFEGDMVLDDEQLDFVRGKRNGLLEPTRRWPNGIVSYYINEQDFTPEQVQHIELGVRLLESQSCLRFHRVEADAVAYINVRGTGSGCSSVVGYNGRAQNLNLQPYPVGQGCFRIGTVVHEFLHALGFYHQQSASDRDDFVEIVYDNIEAGTENNFNIYPSTTVTDFGVRYDYGSVMHYSATAFSKNGQRTIIPKDPNASIGQRIGMSERDISKLNHMYGCLKKV from the exons ATG AGATACAGCGCGATCACCGTCTGTCTCGTGGCTCTTGGAGCCGCATTGCTGCCCACTATCAATGGCCTACCGACTGGGTATGAAGCGTTGAACACACCGGAGAACG TGTACCGGTTGGCCCATCTGGGTTCGGATGAGCTCGCCGAAGAGCTGAGCGGCCAGTTCGAGGGTGATATGGTGCTGGACGATGAGCAGCTGGACTTTGTACGCGGCAAGCGCAACGGTTTGCTGGAACCAACCCGCCGCTGGCCGAACGGTATCGTGAGCTACTACATCAACGAGCAAGACTTTA CTCCGGAACAGGTGCAGCACATCGAGCTCGGAGTAAGGCTGCTCGAAAGCCAATCGTGTCTTCGGTTCCATCGCGTTGAGGCCGATGCGGTCGCCTACATCAACGTGCGTGGCACCGGTTCCGGGTGTTCCTCGGTCGTTGGCTACAACGGCCGGGCACAGAACCTTAACCTACAGCCGTACCCCGTGGGACAGGGTTGCTTCCGGATTGGTACGGTAGTGCACGAGTTCCTGCACGCGCTCGGCTTCTACCACCAGCAGAGTGCAAGCGATCGTGACGATTTCGTCGAAATCGTCTACGATAACATCGAGGCGGGCACGGAGAACAACTTCAACATCTACCCCAGTACGACGGTGACGGACTTTGGTGTGCGCTATGACTATGGCAGCGTGATGCACTACAGCGCGACGGCATTCAGCAAGAATGGACAGCGCACGATCATACCGAAGGATCCGAATGCCTCCATCGGTCAGCGGATCGGTATGAGCGAGCGGGACATTTCCAAGCTCAATCACATGTACGGTTGTCTGAAGAAAGTATAA
- the LOC126574484 gene encoding chymotrypsin-2-like yields MMGQSVKLVLLAVVCCSYLAKAQTEIPDPFDQDAADSETSDVIDENSTNQPERTGRIIGGTNADIANYPYMASMLVHSQYDPFYFGGVVITATHVLTAASSFNTMIVTSIVVRVGSSFLTKGGKTFNYKSYEMHNLHNLTTLANDVALVTIDGSFRGIPNVAPIRLEHHEYFISAAHPINCFVLGWGDVVPGQLADRLQRSEYILLNHQQCEAKWGPRPTSVQCAQSVRGNACHFDDGGPLMCNNRMYGVLSYFNQLDCENTTSTKIHIFGKIPAPSIQIYLHRKLHDFGFGGKAMFVVALRNSRME; encoded by the exons ATGATGGGGCAAAGTGTGAAACTTGTAttgttggcggtggtttgCTGCTCCTATTTGGCGAAGGCTCAAACGGAGATCCCGGATCCATTCGAtcaagatgctgctgattcGGAGACGAGTGATGTGATCGACGAGAACAGCACGAACCAACCGGAACGGACTGGTCGCATTATTGGAGGTACAAATGCCGATATCGCCAACTACCCGTACATGGCATCGATGCTGGTACACAGCCAATACGATCCGTTCTACTTTGGTGGCGTGGTCATTACGGCAACCCATGTCCTCACGGCTGCATCTAGCTTTAATACGATGATAGTCACCTCG ATCGTTGTCCGTGTTGGCAGTAGCTTCCTTACCAAGGGAGGGAAAACGTTCAACTATAAAAGCTACGAAATGCACAACCTGCACAACTTAACCACACTGGCGAACGATGTGGCGCTTGTAACGATCGATGGAAGCTTCCGGGGCATTCCAAATGTGGCACCTATTCGATTGGAGCATCACGAGTATTTCATATCGGCAGCGCATCCGATAAATTGTTTCGTGCTCGGCTGGGGTGATGTTGTGCCCGGACAGCTGGCAGATCGTCTCCAGCGGAGCGAATACATACTCTTGAACCACCAGCAATGCGAAGCGAAATGGGGTCCCAGACCTACCTC TGTCCAGTGTGCCCAGTCGGTGCGTGGCAATGCGTGCCATTTCGACGACGGTGGCCCGCTGATGTGTAATAACCGTATGTACGGTGTTCTCTCGTACTTCAACCAGTTGGACTGCGAAAACACGACCTCTACGAAAATCCACATCTTTGGAAAGATACCGGCACCTAGTATCCAAATCTATCTTCATCGCAAACTCCACgacttcggtttcggtggtaaAG CGATGTTTGTCGTAGCTCTGAGGAACTCTCGCATGGAATAA